A window of Diabrotica virgifera virgifera chromosome 9, PGI_DIABVI_V3a contains these coding sequences:
- the LOC126891434 gene encoding uncharacterized protein PF3D7_1120000-like, with protein MKRGRNEHNSSQEEQEFLRESKLVARSPQHKEKVKQPESSMDEIKQMLRDLKKDLHEDMAQIKREIKNDIREMREDIKDTKEELQKNREEMKSMAKEITQMKEEWRREKEALHNKIKEVEDKMERMEKQKIRNNLTITGLTTNTDNEDTLEEALEKMFQTELLLKTKIRRAQKIGQDRCIVEMVEWNDKIKILQGKAKLKGKDIFIDSELTRNEQKIQKNIRDIGREENKKGAIVKVGYQKLEVNGKKMKWDHMSQKLTEANKLKN; from the coding sequence ATGAAGAGGGGTAGGAACGAGCATAACTCGTCACAAGAAGAGCAGGAATTTCTCAGAGAAAGCAAATTAGTAGCCAGATCACCTCAACATAAAGAAAAGGTAAAACAGCCAGAATCCAGCATGGATGAAATCAAACAAATGCTGCGCGATCTTAAAAAAGACTTACATGAGGATATGGCACAAATAAagagagaaattaaaaatgacatcAGGGAAATGAGAGAGGACATAAAGGACACCAAAGAAGAGCTGCAGAAGAACCGAGAGGAAATGAAAAGCATGGCGAAGGAAATCACCCAAATGAAGGAAGAATGGAGGAGAGAAAAAGAAGCACTACATAACAAAATAAAGGAAGTGGAGGACAAGATGGAAAGGatggaaaaacaaaaaattcgaAACAACCTAACAATAACTGGACTTACAACGAATACCGACAATGAAGATACACTCGAAGAAGCTTTGGAAAAAATGTTTCAGACCGAACTCCTTTTGAAAACAAAGATACGTAGAGCGCAGAAGATAGGACAAGATAGATGCATAGTCGAAATGGTAGAATGGAATGACAAAATAAAGATACTCCAAGGAAAAGCAAAGCTAAAGGGGAAAGACATTTTCATAGACTCGGAACTTACAAGAAACGAACAAAAAATCCAGAAAAATATAAGAGATATAGGgagagaagaaaataaaaaaggtgCTATCGTAAAAGTGGGTTATCAGAAATTAGAAGTGAACGGGAAGAAAATGAAGTGGGATCATATGTCCCAGAAACTCACAGAGGCAAACAAGTTAAAAAACTAA